GGATCTCGTAGGCCGAGGTCCCGCTGAGCATGGCGATCCCCACGGGAACGGTGTAACGGCTCTGGTCCGGAAGTAGGGTGAGGGCGATGAGAAACTCGTTCCAGCAGAAGATGAAGGTTAGCACCGCACACACCGCAAGTCCGGTGCGGCTGAGAGGCAAAATGATCCGGAAGAGGATACCCAGGCGGCTGAGGCCGTCCAGGAGGGCGGCCTCGTCCAGTTCCCGGGGCACCCGGCTGAAGGCCGCATAGAGCATCCACACCGCAAAGGGAAGGTTGAGGAGGGCGTAGCTCAGGGCCACCCCCAGAAGGTGGTTGACCAGCCCCAGGGCTCTTACGGCCATAAAGATGGGGATCACCAAAAGGGTGGGCGGAAGGATGGCCCCGGCCAGAAGCCACCACTGCAGGGAAAGGGCCCTTTCCACCGGAAGATACCGCAGGCGGAAGGCCGCGAGGCTTCCCAGAAAGAGACAAAGGAGCGTCCCGCCCCCGGCCACAAGAAGGCTATTCAGCACGTAGCGTCCAAAGGGCCTTTTCACCCACACTCGGTAAAAGTTTTCCAGAGAAAGGGGCCAGGGGAAGTAGGTGAGGGGAAGGGAGAAGACCCTCTCCGGGGGCTTCAGGGCTGTGACCACCGTCCAGTAAAAGGGAAAAAGGCAGTAGGCCGCGGCCAGGGTTCCTAACAAGATTAAAATCGGGCGTTTCATCTTCTTCTTTCATACTCCAGGGTGGTCAGCCGCACAATGAGAAAGCTCAGGCCGATGAGGGCTAGGAAAAAGAGGGCCGTAAGAAAAAGGGCGTAGCCCAGGTCGTCGTAGCGGAAGGCCAGATCGTAGAGGTAAAGACAGAGGGTGCGGGTGCCGTCAGCGGGCCCGCCCCGGGTGAGCACCCAGATGAGGTCGAAGATCCCTAGGGCCTGAAGGAGCCGGAAGATGAGGGCTACGCGGAGAAAGGGAAGAAGCAGGGGAAGGTCCAGGTAGAAA
This portion of the Thermosulfurimonas marina genome encodes:
- a CDS encoding carbohydrate ABC transporter permease; the protein is MKRPILILLGTLAAAYCLFPFYWTVVTALKPPERVFSLPLTYFPWPLSLENFYRVWVKRPFGRYVLNSLLVAGGGTLLCLFLGSLAAFRLRYLPVERALSLQWWLLAGAILPPTLLVIPIFMAVRALGLVNHLLGVALSYALLNLPFAVWMLYAAFSRVPRELDEAALLDGLSRLGILFRIILPLSRTGLAVCAVLTFIFCWNEFLIALTLLPDQSRYTVPVGIAMLSGTSAYEIPWGEINAAVALTTLPVILLTALFQRWILEGLTAGAVKG